In Blastococcus saxobsidens DD2, the genomic stretch TCCAGGACCCCGACGGCAACGTGCACATCTACGGGCACATGCGCTACTACAGCGTCTCCGAGGGCGATCTCGTCACCGCCGGCGACCAGATCGCCAAGGTCGGCAACGAGGGCCAGTCCACCGGTCCGCACCTGCACTACGAGATCCACCGCGGCGGCATGGACGGGCGCCCCACGGACCCGGCGAAGTACCTCGCGGAGCGCGGGGTATCCATCTAATTGATCGGGCTCCGCCCGATCGACCGCGGCCATACCTTTCGTCGGCCTCCGGCCGACACCGCTTCCAGGTGCCGTCCCGACATGCGTTGAGCCGTTTCTGCCACGCTCGTCGGGAGCCCTCCGGGCCCCGCTCCTCGGCGGCACCTCGCAGGCGGCTCGCCTCGCGATCCGCGACTCCACACCGTTCCCCGCTTGCTTGCCGCGGCTTCCTGACCTTCGTCGGGGACCCTCCGGGCCCCGCTCCTCAGGTCAGAGTTTGACGAGCGGGGCGTACCGGAGGACGAGGCGCTTGGTGCCGCCGGAGCCGAAGTCGACCGTGGCCTGGGCCTTGTCGCCCACGCCGGTCACCTCGACCACCGTGCCCAGCCCGAAGGCGTCGTGGCTCACCCGGTCGCCGACCTCCACGGAGATCACCTGCCGGTTGCCGGCCCCGCCGCGCAGACCGCCCGTGGAGAGCCCGGTGGCCGCCACCCGCGTCTGCGCCGACCGGTAACCGGTCGACGGCGCCGGGGCCGGGTCGGTGCGGGCCCAGTGCACGGTCTCGGCCGGGAGCTCGTCGAGGAACCGCGACGGCGGGTTGTAGGCCGGCTGCCCCCAGCTGGTTCGCACCGTCGCCCGCGAGATGAACAGCCGCTGCCGCGCCCGGGTGATCCCCACGTAGGCCAGCCGGCGCTCCTCCTCCAGCTCCCGCGGGTCGCCGAGCGCGCGCAGGTGCGGGAAGACGCCGTCCTCCATACCGGTCACGAACACGACCGGGAACTCCAGCCCCTTGGCGGTGTGCAGGGTCATCAGCGTCACCACGCCGGCTGTGTCCTCCCCGGGTCCCCCGGGACCTGGGATCTGGTCGGCGTCGGCCACCAGGGAGACCTGCTCCAGGAAGTCGGTGACCGTGCCCCCCGGGCTCGCGGCCTCGAACTCGGCGGCCACCGAGATGAGCTCGTTGAGGTTGTCGACCCGCCCCTCGTCCTGCGGATCGGTGCTGGCCTGCAGCTCGGCCAGGTAGCCGGTGCGGTCGAGGATGCTCTCCAGGAGCGCGGCCGGACCCGAGCCGGTCTCGACCAGCTGCTCGAACTCCTCGAGCAGCGAGACGAACTCCTGCAAGGCCTTCAGGGAGCGCGTCGCGAGGTCGGGCACCTCGGCACACCGCCGCAGCGCCGTGCCGAACGCGATCCGCTCCCGGTCGGCGAAGGACTCGATGCACGACTCGGCCTTGTCGCCGATACCCCGCTTGGGCACGTTGATGATCCGGCGCAGGCTCACCACGTCGGCCGGGTTGGCCACCAGCTTCAGGTAGGCCAGCGCGTCGCGGACCTCCTTGCGCTCGTAGAACCGCACCCCGCCGACGACCTTGTAGGGCATGCCGACGCGGATGAAGACCTCTTCGAACACCCGCGAGGCGTTGTTCGTGCGGTAGAAGACCGCGATGTCGGCAGGCCTGGCCGTGCCCTCGTCGACCAGGGCATCGATCTGCTCGGCGACCCAGGCGGCCTCGTCGTGCTCGTTGTCGGCGACGTAGCCCTCGATCAGCTCGCCGTCGCCCGAGTCCGTCCACAGGTTCTTGGGACGGCGGCCGGTGTTCTTGGAGATGACCTGGTTGGCCGCCTTGAGGATCCGCTGGGTGGAGCGGTAGTTCTGCTCCAGCAGGATCGTCGTGGCCTGCGGGTAGTCGCGCTCGAACTCGTCGATGTTGCGGATCGTCGCGCCGCGGAAGGCGTAGATCGACTGGTCGGCGTCACCGACGACGCACAGCTCGGCCTGCGGCACCGGGCCCTCGCCGGTGCCGGTGAGTTCCCGGACCAGCATGTATTGGGCGTGGTTCGTGTCCTGGTATTCGTCGACGAGCACGTGGCGGAACCGGCGGCGGTAGTGCTCCGCGACGTCGGGGAACGCCTGCAGGAGGTGGACCGTCGTCATGATCAGGTCGTCGAAGTCCATGGCGTGCGCCTCGCGCAACCGCCGCTGGTAGAGCGTGTACGCGTCCTTGAGCACCCGCTCCGGCGGGGTCTGCGGCGAGAACGCGTCCTCGTCGACCAGCTCGTTCTTCAGGTTCGACACCTGGTTGGCGAGGCTGCGCCCCGGGAAGCGCTTGGCGTGCAGGTCCAGGTCGCGGGCGACCATCGTCATCAGCCGGATCGAGTCGCCCTGGTCGTAGATGGTGAACGACGACTTCATGCCCAGCTTGGCCGCCTCGGCGCGCAGGATGCGCACGCACATCGAGTGGAACGTCGACACCCACATCGATCGCGCCCGCGGCCCGACCAGAGCGGCGACGCGCTCCTTCATCTCGCCGGCGGCCTTGTTGGTGAAGGTGATCGCCAGGATCTCCCCCGGCTGCACCCCGCGGGCGCCCAGCAGGTAGGCGATCCGGTGCGTGAGCACCCGGGTCTTCCCGGATCCGGCGCCGGCGACGATCAGCAGCGGGCTGCCCTCGTGGACGACGGCGTCCCGCTGGGGGCCGTTGAGGCCGGCCAGCATCCGGTCCAGCTCCCGCCCCAGCGAGCCGGGTGCGGAGCGCGGCAGGGCGGCGGTGCCGGGGAGGGACTGCTGGAGGCTGCTCAACACTGCTCCGCAGGGGGACCGGAAGCCTTCGGCGCACTCAACACTGCTCCGCAGGGGAACCGGAAGCCTTCGGCGCGTTCACCGCATCACTGTAAGCCGGACGGGTGACGGTCCCGGCGGGCGCGGAACCGCGTGCACCACCCGTCCCACCGCCGCGGCCGTGGCGCGCCCCGACCGCGGTGTGGCAGACTCCGTTCCGTGCCCGCCACGGTCAGTTTTTACTACGGTCACCGGGATCCGGTGTCCGTCACCGCCGGCTGAGCACACGCCGCAACAGACGCCCCGGGCCCGAGAAGCCCGGGGCGTTTCTCGTTTCTGGGGTCTCGGGTCCACGACTTGCCGAGGACACCCTGATGAGCACCCTCACCGTCCCCCCTGCCGCCGGCCCGACGGCGCCGCAGGACCCCGCCGAGCGGATCGGCGAACTGCGCGGCGCGATCGACGCCTGCGACGCCGAGATCATCGAACTCGTGCGCCGCCGCCTGGAGATCTCCCAGGAGATCGGCGCCCTGCGCTCCGCCTCCGGCGGCACCCGCCTCTCGCTCGCCCGGGAGCAGCAGGTGCTGTCCCGCTTCCGCGCCGAGCTCGGCCCCGACGGCGCGGCGCTGGGGATGATGCTGCTGCGCCAGGGGCGCGGCCGGCTCTGAAGCAGGACCTCGCTCAGGGGCCGCTGCGCCAGACCTGGGAGTCGTCGTCGCCCATCGCGGCCACCTCGAACACCCGGCCCGGGCAGGCCTCGTGAGCCTCGTCCGCCAGGTCCTTGCCGAGGTCCAGCGCCGCGTCGAGGTCGGCCGCCGCGCACTCGGTGGTCACCCGCAGCACTGCCCGGTCCGGCTCGCGCCACAGGCGCAGCTCCGGGTCGTCGGGCCGGAGCACCGTGCGGAGGGCG encodes the following:
- a CDS encoding chorismate mutase, encoding MSTLTVPPAAGPTAPQDPAERIGELRGAIDACDAEIIELVRRRLEISQEIGALRSASGGTRLSLAREQQVLSRFRAELGPDGAALGMMLLRQGRGRL
- the pcrA gene encoding DNA helicase PcrA; amino-acid sequence: MSSLQQSLPGTAALPRSAPGSLGRELDRMLAGLNGPQRDAVVHEGSPLLIVAGAGSGKTRVLTHRIAYLLGARGVQPGEILAITFTNKAAGEMKERVAALVGPRARSMWVSTFHSMCVRILRAEAAKLGMKSSFTIYDQGDSIRLMTMVARDLDLHAKRFPGRSLANQVSNLKNELVDEDAFSPQTPPERVLKDAYTLYQRRLREAHAMDFDDLIMTTVHLLQAFPDVAEHYRRRFRHVLVDEYQDTNHAQYMLVRELTGTGEGPVPQAELCVVGDADQSIYAFRGATIRNIDEFERDYPQATTILLEQNYRSTQRILKAANQVISKNTGRRPKNLWTDSGDGELIEGYVADNEHDEAAWVAEQIDALVDEGTARPADIAVFYRTNNASRVFEEVFIRVGMPYKVVGGVRFYERKEVRDALAYLKLVANPADVVSLRRIINVPKRGIGDKAESCIESFADRERIAFGTALRRCAEVPDLATRSLKALQEFVSLLEEFEQLVETGSGPAALLESILDRTGYLAELQASTDPQDEGRVDNLNELISVAAEFEAASPGGTVTDFLEQVSLVADADQIPGPGGPGEDTAGVVTLMTLHTAKGLEFPVVFVTGMEDGVFPHLRALGDPRELEEERRLAYVGITRARQRLFISRATVRTSWGQPAYNPPSRFLDELPAETVHWARTDPAPAPSTGYRSAQTRVAATGLSTGGLRGGAGNRQVISVEVGDRVSHDAFGLGTVVEVTGVGDKAQATVDFGSGGTKRLVLRYAPLVKL